The Eubacterium maltosivorans genome includes the window TTGAGCGAAGCGTCACCGCGGGGATTATCTCGGCCTTAAACCGAAGCCTGGTAGTCGACAGCAGTCTGGTGGCTGAAGACCTGATCCAGACCGACGCTACCATCAATAAGGGGAACAGCGGCGGCCCCCTTGTTAACGCCAGCGGCGAGGTTATCGGCATCAATACCTATAAAAACGCCCAGGGCGAGGGGATGGGCTTTGCCATTCCCATCAATGTGGTCAAACCCATACTCAATCAGGTTGTGACAAGCGGCAGCTTTACACCGACTGTCATTGGCATCAGCGGCTATGATAAACAGCAGGCCGCCTACTATAATGATGCTGAGCCCATCGACAAGGGCATCTATGTCGCCTCGGTGCAGGCGGGCGGCGGCGCGGCCAATGCTGGTATCCAGAAAGGCGATATCCTTCTGACCATTGACGGAAAAGACGTGAACACCATGCTGAAGATGAAGGAAATCCTCTACGGACACAAACCAGGAGATACCGTCAAAATTACCTATGAGCGCGGCGGGCAGACAAAAGAAACCGATGTGACCCTGCAAGCTGGAAATTGATCGAAAAATTTTATATAATAACCATAAGGAGCTGCCGCTTAATGCGGCAGCTTTTTTAAATTGATAAAAATCCGCTAATGCCCATTTTGTTTATGATAGGCAAGATATTAAAATACAGGAGCCGTTGTATTTTCAGACAAAAAGGACTATAATGGAGAAAATTTACATACAGGGCCAGTGCCAGGAGCTGGCCTT containing:
- a CDS encoding S1C family serine protease — its product is MYENNERPKRGSHVPAAIAGGVVGGIIVAIILVAVLYFTGTLGGGTRTETVAGQKVIVNDVNVDSQVEAVAQVVPESVAGIETTMTENTMMGTQEAVGVGSGFIVTSDGYIVTNQHVISDNPKEIKVSLADGNNYTAQKIWADSSLDMAIIKIDAKNLPAVTLGDSDNLKVGEVAIAIGNPLGLQFERSVTAGIISALNRSLVVDSSLVAEDLIQTDATINKGNSGGPLVNASGEVIGINTYKNAQGEGMGFAIPINVVKPILNQVVTSGSFTPTVIGISGYDKQQAAYYNDAEPIDKGIYVASVQAGGGAANAGIQKGDILLTIDGKDVNTMLKMKEILYGHKPGDTVKITYERGGQTKETDVTLQAGN